The DNA segment AAAAGTACCGAGGTGCAACGAAGAACATACAGTTGCTCAAGGAAAAATCTAAGAAAAATATAACAAGTAAAAAGATACGAGATAAAGAGCATCGATTAATGGAAGATATGCTCGAAATGCTACAAAATGAAATATCAGGGTTTAGCGAACAGTTAAAGTTGAAAAATGAGGAAATATCCCAGCTTGATAGATGTTTTAGCTTGGCACAAAAAGAAAAGGATCAGCTCGATGAGCGATTAAGATTGATCCAGGAAGATAAATTTCGGCTCGATACCCGGCTACGATTAGTGGAGGAAGAAAGATCATGGCTTTATTCTCAGTTAAAATTGGTAGAGGAGGAAAAATCTCGGTTAGACTCTGAAATTAATTTAGTGCAAACAGAAAAGCTAAAATTAGATGCTCAGCTTAAATTGGTGCAGGAAGAAAGAGATATTTTTAACACACGACTTGGTTTACTAAAAAAACAAAAAAAACAACTTGCTGAGGGGAATGTAGCACTGGCTGCGCGTTTAAATACAGCCAATTTGAAGTACCGAACAGTCACTTCTCAATTTCTTGAAATCCGCCAAACTAGATCCTTTAGATTCGCTTTATATTTTAGTCGACTGGGCAAATTAATGAAAAGGGTGGTATGGTCACCTATAAGATTATTTAGGAAGCTACTGCAGTTTGTGCAACAGTGCGGAACATGCAAATCCAGTCAATTTGAGACAAAGAGAAGAAATGATGACGGGCCTCCATCACCAAAGCCGGCGTCCTCTAAAGCTATAAATAACTTAATTGAAGGACAAGTGAAAAAACAGCGCATTGCCTGTATCATGGATGAATTTACTTATAGCTCTTACTCTCCAGAGTGTGATCTCTATGCACTGACGCCTGATGCTTGGCAGACTGAACTGGAGGACTGTAAACCACAAATTCTATTTGTTGAATCCGCCTGGCGTGGTAAAGATGGATTGTGGGGAAATAAGGTAGGACATACAAGTCAAGAAGTTAAGGGCATAGTACGCTGGTGTCAAGAACAAAAAATTCCGACAGTATTCTGGAATAAGGAAGATCCAGTTCATTTTGGAACCTTTCTTAATACAGCACGGATTTTTGATTTTGTTTTTACAACAGATATTGATTGTATAAGCCGTTATAAGAGTATTCTCTGTCATGGGAAAGTATATTATCTGCCTTTTGCATGCCAGCCAAAGATACATAATCCCATTGAGCAATTTAATCGTAAAGATGCTTTTTGTTTTGCTGGTTCTTACTATGCTCATTATCCTGAAAGGATGCGTGATTTAAGTAACTTTTCAAAATATCTCACCAAATATAAACCGCTAGAGATTTATGATCGTAATCATGGTGAAGACCATCCCGATTACAAATTTCCAAGTATTTTTGATCCATACATTATTGGAAGCCTTCCATTTGAAAAAATCAATATGGCATATAAGGGGTATCGATACGCAATCAATCTGAATTCCATTAAGCAATCACAAACGATGTTTGCACGTCGGGTTTATGAATTATTAGCCTCTAACACTATTACTGTAAGCAATTATTCCCGTGGTATTCGCTTGATGCTTGGAAATCTGGTCATTACTGGAGATGATGGAGTAGAGTTAGTTCAACGAATTGAGTCATTAGTAAGCTGTGACCTAGCTTGGCGAAAATTTCGGTTGGCAGGGTTGCGAAAAGTAATGCTTGAACATACTTATCAAGACCGACTTGCTTACGTAACTGCAAAAGTGAACGAAGAACCATTACCAAATATTCTACCATCAGTCCTAGTAGTAGGTTACGCAAATGATGACAAGCAATTGTATTGTTTGGTTACACAATTTAAAACTCAAAATTACTCAAATAAACAGCTGATAGTTGTAGTTTCTCAGCATGTACAAGTGAGCAATTTGGTTCCAAACACGTCTATTGAAATTATACCTATAGTAGATGCTAAAAAATCGAAGTTGGCTGACTATACCGGAAAATTTGCTTGGTTGGCTGGCATGGCGGCCGATGATTATTATGGGCATAATTATCTTACAGACTTGGTCCTTTCGACGCGATATAGCGATGCTGATGCCATCGGAAAATATGCTCATTATGCCTGGGGTCGACTTGGCTTGAAGCCTTCGAATCTTGAAGCCGAGTATAAACTCGTGAATAGCATACCATTTCGCGCAGCAATTATTCGTTCTCAGTGTATTGTTAATATGTCTCTTTATAAATTTGCGAGAATATTACAAACAAATAAAACTGAAAAGCTCACGGTTTTTTCAAGTGATAGATTTAACTATTGCCGATCAGGTATGATAGAATCTGCTGATCAAGTTACTATTGCCAATATGGTGGATGACTTACCCAAATTGGATGCGGGCGTTAAGCTTTCTCAGTTGTTACTCAAAGCGGAGAGCGTTGCTCCAGAGAAAAGGTGTGCGGATGATGCACCAGTAATTTCTGGCAGCGAATTCGCTTCATATTTCAAACAAAAATCCGATAAAAATTATCAATCAAAAGTAGTTGGTGACAATTGGAGGCTGGAATCAACATTACAGGATGGTAAGCACGATTACCTATATGCAGCGAAATATATAACTCCGTGTGAACTAGGCTACCATAGAAAAGCCAAGTTTTATCTAGATGTTGCTTTAGGTTTAAATATACAAATGGTTCTATTCTTTTTCGATAAAGAAAAGAAACGAGTTGGTGCAGAAATACGTCAGGCCAATCGTAATCATGAAGTTGAAATACCTAAGGAAGTTAAGTTTATCAGGTTTTCTATTCGCATTTACGGTAATGGTGCGGCTGATATCAGGGGATTAGTTTTGGGTCACCGAAAAACACATCCCATTGAAGTCATGGGCCGTAACAAATACCTTTTGCTTACCAATCATTATCCAAGTTATGATGATTTATATCGAAATGGATTTGTTCATAGCCGAGTAAAGGCATATAAGGAATGTGGAATAAATGTAGATGTTTTCCGCATGCGTAAAGACGAACAAGTTAGTTTCCATGAATTTCAAGATGTAGATATTGTTACTGGCTGCCAACAAGCACTGCATACGATGCTAATAGCAGGTGATTACGAACATATATTAGTGCATTTTCTTGATGTAGACATGTGGGATGTACTTAAAAGTTATATTGAACATATAAAAGTTACAGTTTGGGTTCATGGATCAGAAATCCATCCTTGGTATAGGAGAAAATCAAATTTTGAAAATTTAGATCAAGAAAAAAAAGGAAGGGAATTAAGTGAACTACGTATGGATTTCTGGCGATATTTGTTAAAATCGATGCCATCAAACCTTAAGCTTATTTTTGTATCAAAAATATTTTCAGAACAGGTAATGGAAGACTTGGGATTTCGGTTACCTGAAAGGCAATATGCGATTGTGCATAATCCTATAGATACAGATCTATTTAAATACCTGCCTAAGCCCACCTTACAAAGAAAAAAAATACTTTCTATTAGGCCATTTACTTCCAAAATTTATGCTAATGATCTTTGTGTTAAGGCGATTATCATTCTCAGCAAAAAACCTTTTTTTAAAGATTTAGAAATTTGTATAATTGGCAAAGGAAGACTATTTGAGCAGACGGTACAACCATTGAAAAAATATTCAAATGTGCTTTTGAAGCAGAAATTTCTTACTAGAGAAGAAATTGCTGAAATACACAAGGAGTATGGTATTTTCTTGTGTGCATCTCGAATGGATACTCAGGGGGTATCTCGAGATGAAGCGATGTCATCTGGTTTAGTGCCGGTGACAAATCACATTGCTGCAATTCCAGAATTTGTTAGTGAAGAGGATGGAATGTTGGCTCCGGCAGAAGATGCTCAGGCGTTAGCGGAAAGTATAGCCTTATTGGTTGAGGATGCAAATCGATTTGAGCGAATATCGGCTAATGCTGCAGCGAGAGTTCGTAAGCAATCCTGCAAATCTTTAATCATTGAACAGGAAATTAAACAGTTTATTAATCAACAAGAAATGATTGATAGCGTATCTATGATGAAGTAATGGCTGAAACTATAAATTTATCGAATGAATGTATATCAGCTCTTGTTGGAGAGTGTAAATTAAATTGTGTAACTGCTCATGCCTCCGTATTCTGAACCGGAGAATACCGTGAGCAAAACTATGAATAATCAGGATTTCGAACAGCAGCTGCAAGGTAACCGCTCATTCTACGGCGTTAAAACTTGGGATTTTAACGGTAAGCAACCATAGGAGGTTCAAGTAGAATACTTCGGATCAAGGGTAAACAGTTGGGTTATAATACCTATCCCCAAGAATACGGTGTTTTCTTATGTCCAAGTCGAATGGATACCCGAGGTGTTTCTCGATATAAAGAAATGACACCTGGCTTGTTACCTATAACTTATACGATGGCAGCCATACCTGAATTTGATAAAAGTTCAGATGGATATATGGATCAGAAGGAAAATTACTCAGAGTTAGTGGATGCTCTTGAGGCTGTTACATTATATGATAAAGAGCTTAAAGCAAGATCAAAATCTTACCTAATTACCACTCTTGCTAAGCCATACTTAACTGTATATAAATCCAGCTATCTTATTGATCTGCAAGGGGATCCGCCATGGCGTGCAACAAAGTACAGTTTCAGAAAGGTATCAGTCTGACTGAGTTCCTCACGCAGTACGGACAGAGGAGCAGTGCTTCGACGCACTTCATCGCTGGCGGTGGCCGGAGGGCTTCCGCTGCCCTCATTGCGGCCACAATCAGTGCTGCCAACTGTCCTACAGGAAGCTACAGCAGTGCAACCGATGCCATCGACAGACTTCAATTACCGCTGGCACCATATTTGACTCCCAAACTACCTCTTACCGTCTGGTTTCAGGCAATCTACCTCATCACCCAAGACAAGAAGGGTATCTCCAGTATGAAGCTGGCCCGTCACCTGGGAATCTCCTACAACGCCGCTTGGCGCATGAAACAGAAACTCATGCAGGTAATGGTGGAGCGAGACCAGCAGTACAAGCTATCTGGCTTCATCGAGTTGGACGACGCCTATCTCGGCGGCGAGCGTACCGGGTGCAAGCCGGGGCGCGGTGCTGAGAGCAAGACGCCTTTCGTAGCCGCGGTTGAAACCACGAAGGAAGGGCAGCCCACCCGGATCAAACTCTCTGTAGTCCAAGGCTTTCGAAGTACTGAAATCGCCACTTGGAGCAAGCGCTATCTAAACAAAGGCAGTACCGTTATCTCAGATGGCCTGGCGTGCTTCAATGCTGTCACTGAGGCTGGCTGCGACCACGACAAGATCGTCTGCGGTGATGGCCGCGCCTCCGTTGAGGAGCCCGAGTTCTACTGGGTGAACACGGTACTCGGCAATTTAAAAAGTGCGTTGCGCAGTACCTACCATGCGATACGACCGAAATATGCACAGCGCTACCTGGCGGAGTTCCAATATCGTTTTAACCGCAGATTCAACCTGTATGCATTTATTCCCCGGCTTGTCTACGTTTCTCTCCGGACGCCGCCAATGCCGGAAAGATTACTGAAGCTCGGCTTAGCTTAGATGGTAATTAGGAAATCTTATGCAATAAACATTTTAAAGAATCGATCTAATCCAGAAGTAATCGAATCCGAGTTAAGAATATTTTAATTAGGTAAAACATGAGCATTGAATTAAGAAAGTTTCCATTCCCTTATAAAGGTATGTTGGCTATCTCGAACGATATTGACTCAACTACTCCTGATTCATTTGAGTATATACATGAGATAATGAAGCACCCCAAAAATAACATCGAATTAAACTTTTCTGACTCTATCTGGATGTATGCGAAGAGTAGCAGAAATGGAAAACAGTTATCGTTTTTTGATATGACTGATGAGCAATTAACGCCTTACTGGCGCAGACTAAAGTACTATGTATCTAAGGGATGGATTGATACCTTACACTCGTATGGAAACTTCTCCCAGTCAGAGTCATCCTTCGCTTTTAGTCGTAGATATGCAGAGCTCTCTCTAAACTTCTTAAAGAAACATAAAATTCAGTTTGATGTTTGGGTCAATCATGGGGACGAAAGTAACACCCAGAATTTAGGTAATTATTCTTATATGAAAGGGGCTACTTTAGGGGATGATTCTTATCACTTTGATCTGTGTAAAGAGATTGGAGTCAAGTATATATGGAATCCTAAACAAAGAGATATTTTTGGGCATAGCTCAATGCTAACTCCGATTAAACTAAAAAATGGAGAAAGTATTTGGAGCTTTCCTCGCTTTCATAGTTGCTTTGTGAGTTCTAGAGATAAAACTACCTACCAAGAAAGAGGGGCTAATTTTTGGGGAGAGAATAAAGATGAAGCTGTACTATGGCATCCATCATTGTTGGATTTACAAATAACTAAAGAGAGATTAGATCAACTTTGTATTGATGGCAATTATTCTATAATTACGCAGCACTTTGGCAACATTAAATTTAGCTCGAATAGGTTTACACAAAGTGCGATAGATGCACTTAAGTTACTATCTTCATATTCGAAAGAGAAAATCAATGTCGTTTCTACCTCTAAGCTGCTGAATTATAATCGCGTTAATCAGTTTTTAAATTATGAGATTATTGAATTGGAAACGGGTAGTATTATTAATGTGTCTTCAATTAATGATCCTGTTCTTGGTATTCAAAATGACTTAACGATTAATCAATTGGATGGAATAACTTTTTATACAGATAAGCCACAAAGTACCTTTTTTATGATCAATGGAACAATGGTAAAACCCGAGGCTACAAAGAGGAATGTTAGTGATGGAATTAACAAAAGTATTACAATTTGCAGTGGTATGATGGGGGTCGCATCTGACATCTCTGATAGATTTAAAATTACTCAAGAATTCTTAAAAAAATGCAAGGCAAATAAGAAAAATATTGCTACCTCAATTTCTAACGACGAAAGACTGACTAAAACTACATCTATGAGTTTATGGGAAAGGGCAATAAAAAAATCAAAGAACTTCAATAAAAAAAATGCTAAACCAAATAAAAAATTAGCCCCTGCAATCTGTATTGGTGGTATGAAATGCGGTACAAGCACTCTTTGGGATATGCTTACACAGCACCCTGAAGTATTAGCTTGCTCTGTTAAAGAGCCAAGTTATTTTGCCGTGAGAGATAAGGAAAATTTAAGCATTGATGAATATTATTCTATTTGGCCTTGGGATGAGAATGATGAGGAAAAGCGAGTAATTTTTGAAGCATCAACTCATTACTCAAAATTTCCCGCATCTAATGTTGCAGCCGATCAAATAGAAGAAATTATCCCTAATGCAAAAATAATATATTTAGTGAGGGATCCTATTAGGCGAATTGAGTCTCAGTTAGCACATCATATATCAAGAGGGGAGTTGAGCTGCAATTTATTGGATAAAGGACGGTGGAAAAAAAACACTCATTTATTTAATTTGTCTCGATATGGCGAACGTATACTGCCTTATATTAAGCATCTTGGGAAAGAGAAGATTTTAATTGTCTCATTGGAGGAGCTTATTGATGATTACAAGAAGGCACTATGTAAAATTGAGAATTTTCTTTCATTAACACCATTCAATGGATATACGCAGCTGAAAAAAAGTAATCCTAGAAGAATGAGTTTAGGTGCAGATAAGGTCTCTTTTGAATATGATGATATGACCTATATATATAAAATGATCAATGAGGATGTTCAAACATTTATTGATGAGTTTTTCGTTGATTCGAGCTTATGGAGGGCCTGGAGTAAAGTCGATAATGAACAATAAAGTTAAGTTTAATTCAATAGGTTGGAGCACCTCTACTAATGAAGCTAAAGTTCGAGAAGTTGGAGGTGCTAAAACTAAAATAGAATTTAATATAGAAAAAATTATACACTCAGGTTTGTTTATTGTTCATGAGCTGGTTACTGATGGTTTACCTACATTAGTAAATTTTGACATGCAATTAGAATGTGAGTCCAAACAGTCAACATGGATCTCTGTTGACGTTGGTTACCATATTGACAATAAATTTTATTTTATTACCTTTAAGCATGAACGCTTTAATAAATTGCTAAATGTTAACTTAGATCCGGCCAGTATCCCTTTTTTAATCGCTAATGATTACAATACACCCTTAGAGTGGTGTAATGTTAAAATTCGAATTCGAGTGCGCTTAAATGGAAAAGGAAGTGTAATATTAACACTGTCAAAGCCGATGCAAAGCAACCGAGAGCAAGGCTATTCGCTGCGATCAACTATAGATAATTACAACGAGTTTGCTTTACATAGTCGCTTGTTATCTGGATCTAATCTAGAGCTAAAATCTGCTTTCAGAAAGATGTATGTTCTTGATTCATATTGGACAAAACATAATGAAATTGAGAAGGAGGCTGCCAAATTATTTATGGAAAAAGGAGAGCTTCATTTTTCAAAACTTCCACCAGTTAAAATTGATAGTTCCTATCCTCCTTTGAGTGTAACTAAGTATCCAAACTATGAAAGACGCTGGTATTCTTTAGAGCTTGTTCATATATTGTTGAGCGACTGGCGGTATAATAACAACTCTAAAGCTTTATTGGCTGCTACTATTGCAGCTGAAAAATTTATCTCGTTAGATTTTTATGGCGTACCAGAAAATATTAAATATATTTGGTACGATCATGGTACTGCGGATCGCATGGTCATATTGACAGAATTATATTGTTGCTTAATTGATGGTGGTGGAGATAAAATTACTTTAGAGCGTTTATTTTATGTTATTTTTCGACATGCTCAAGCTTTATCTTGTGAATCGTTCTATTTGCGAAACCAGAGATTTAAATATCATAACCATGCAGTTTTTCAAGATCGTGCACTAATTATTATTGCTGAGGTATTTCCTGCAATTAAAATTTTTCAAGCTTGGAAAGATCTTGCAATTAATCGGTGTGCAGATCAGTTTGAAAACCTGATCAACTTTGAAGGCGTATCAATTGAAAATAGCAGTGGTTATCATATTGCAATGCAAGGAATTGTCTCAGATATGATTAAGTTTTATTCATCGATTAAATTAACTGAACATTGTTTGGCGCTCCAAGCGTTAGAAAAAAACATGGATAGGTTCTCAACTTCATTATATTATCCTGATAACACTATTGTTGCATTTGGCGATACCTCATACAAATTAAATAATAAACGTCCCCCCAAAAAATTATACGTGCTCGAAGAAGAAATCAACTATTTTGAAGACTCAGGCTACTTTTTTATCACTGGGATGACAGATAGAGGGTGTGCTTTTAAATTTAACTTAATTTCATCGAGTAATAGTCTAATACACAAACATTTTGATAACCTATCCTTTACGCTGTGGGTCGAAGGGATTGAATTTATAGTAGACCCTGGTTTTTTTTCACATGCTCAAGATGAGGATTCTGTTTTCAGTAAGGGGCCTTATGCTCACAATACATCAATTCCAGCAGGTTTTAGTTGTGAGAATGATTGGCGAGAGTCAATTACAGAGTCCACTATTAAAGTTTACATGTCTTCTTGTGCAAAAAAATATAAAATTGTAGGCAAGCATAGTTGTTATTTGGGTCAAAGTTTTACTCGCAGCATTTTTATATATGTGAGTAAGGGATATATTCTCTGCCGAGATAAGTTTCAGGGCAATATAAATTTAGTTAACAATATTCAGTTGGGTGATACTTTGCAGGTTAAACAAGAGAGCAATAAGGATTTTAGTATCTCATCATTAATAAGAAGCGAATCAATTAAGATAATTTATGATGATACTGTAACAGCTGAATGTGTAATCGGGCAAAATAAACCATTTATTTCTGGTTGGGTTTATCCTAAAGTCGGAGTAAAGGAAGCTGCTTATGCGTTGAATAGCAAGAGTTGGCAAAACCAACTCAGCTTTGCTATCTCGCTTAATAATGAGTCAGAGATTGAAATTGCAGATATCGTAAATCACTTCTCAGGAGTAGAATGGAATGATTCCATATAATAGCTTTATTAAACTCGGAGGGTGTTCAAAACTCTGTGTCAGCCAAATAGTCTCATAGGCTGATATATTTCCCCAAGCGATCCGGGAAGTGGATGGTCGGCTGTGACAGAATCAAGTTTCAGTTCTGGATCGGGCCCCCTATGTCAGCATAGTTGTCGCGCCCACTTTTTAATCATCACTGTATTTGGGGACGGTAATTGAGTGGAGAATGTCACGATATAACGATGGCTTTAAAGAGCGAGCAGTTCAAATGATGATTCCGCCGAATGCCATGTCAGTAGCCCAAGTCAGCCGGAAGACCGGCGTTTCCGAGCCAACCTTGTACAATTGGCGTAATCAATTTCGCAACCAGGGTGTAGCGGTGCCAGCTGATCCAAAGAACCCCGAGAATTGGGGTGGAGAAAACAAGTTAGCTGTAGTGATCGAGACTGCGGCCCTGAATGAAGAAGAGCTGGCAGAGTATTGCCGCCGTAAGGGGCTTTACGTTGAACAGGTGCAGCGCTGGCGTGAGGCAGCCGTGGCCGGAGCCAGTGGCCCTGATCGGTTGTCTATAGAGGAACGTCGGGAACTGCAGAAGGAAATAAGCGATCAAGTAACCCCATCTGAAAGACCGAACAGTTTTTCTCTACTCTCCTGATTTTTAACGATCAGGAGATTGAAATGGCCACTCATAGTAAATCTGATTTCTGGCAGCAGCACATCGGTGCCTGGAAGAACAGCGATCTATCCCAGGCAGCCTACTGCCAGCAGCATGAGCTAAAGCTCAGCACCTTCACCTATTGGCGCAACAAGCAGAACAAGCCCCGACCTAAGCTGATGCCGGTGCCCATGCCAGCTTTAGAGGCTTCGGTTGAGCTGGC comes from the Microbulbifer sp. MI-G genome and includes:
- a CDS encoding FkbM family methyltransferase, with protein sequence MSYFKEIVVDNSKYGIFLPNKDTDYIQKKIFTEGLPYELEMLRGMASYMSPGDLVLDVGANVGNHTLYLAKIAGCQVLSFEPNESLCNAINNSLVYNKLNSKVVVHCVGVGSKPGKAHFKQFDENNLGGQSLVIGNELEDSIQVIRLDGLDLDQHISAIKVDVEGMELEVLEGAVEIIKRDLPNLYIECQTEQKFNEIHTWLSQYGYIYWHTYNATPTHLFLKATSVNIKDISDHLVKNVSYSEYYLKKQIKDLKFSLNKANEKYRGATKNIQLLKEKSKKNITSKKIRDKEHRLMEDMLEMLQNEISGFSEQLKLKNEEISQLDRCFSLAQKEKDQLDERLRLIQEDKFRLDTRLRLVEEERSWLYSQLKLVEEEKSRLDSEINLVQTEKLKLDAQLKLVQEERDIFNTRLGLLKKQKKQLAEGNVALAARLNTANLKYRTVTSQFLEIRQTRSFRFALYFSRLGKLMKRVVWSPIRLFRKLLQFVQQCGTCKSSQFETKRRNDDGPPSPKPASSKAINNLIEGQVKKQRIACIMDEFTYSSYSPECDLYALTPDAWQTELEDCKPQILFVESAWRGKDGLWGNKVGHTSQEVKGIVRWCQEQKIPTVFWNKEDPVHFGTFLNTARIFDFVFTTDIDCISRYKSILCHGKVYYLPFACQPKIHNPIEQFNRKDAFCFAGSYYAHYPERMRDLSNFSKYLTKYKPLEIYDRNHGEDHPDYKFPSIFDPYIIGSLPFEKINMAYKGYRYAINLNSIKQSQTMFARRVYELLASNTITVSNYSRGIRLMLGNLVITGDDGVELVQRIESLVSCDLAWRKFRLAGLRKVMLEHTYQDRLAYVTAKVNEEPLPNILPSVLVVGYANDDKQLYCLVTQFKTQNYSNKQLIVVVSQHVQVSNLVPNTSIEIIPIVDAKKSKLADYTGKFAWLAGMAADDYYGHNYLTDLVLSTRYSDADAIGKYAHYAWGRLGLKPSNLEAEYKLVNSIPFRAAIIRSQCIVNMSLYKFARILQTNKTEKLTVFSSDRFNYCRSGMIESADQVTIANMVDDLPKLDAGVKLSQLLLKAESVAPEKRCADDAPVISGSEFASYFKQKSDKNYQSKVVGDNWRLESTLQDGKHDYLYAAKYITPCELGYHRKAKFYLDVALGLNIQMVLFFFDKEKKRVGAEIRQANRNHEVEIPKEVKFIRFSIRIYGNGAADIRGLVLGHRKTHPIEVMGRNKYLLLTNHYPSYDDLYRNGFVHSRVKAYKECGINVDVFRMRKDEQVSFHEFQDVDIVTGCQQALHTMLIAGDYEHILVHFLDVDMWDVLKSYIEHIKVTVWVHGSEIHPWYRRKSNFENLDQEKKGRELSELRMDFWRYLLKSMPSNLKLIFVSKIFSEQVMEDLGFRLPERQYAIVHNPIDTDLFKYLPKPTLQRKKILSIRPFTSKIYANDLCVKAIIILSKKPFFKDLEICIIGKGRLFEQTVQPLKKYSNVLLKQKFLTREEIAEIHKEYGIFLCASRMDTQGVSRDEAMSSGLVPVTNHIAAIPEFVSEEDGMLAPAEDAQALAESIALLVEDANRFERISANAAARVRKQSCKSLIIEQEIKQFINQQEMIDSVSMMK
- a CDS encoding sulfotransferase family protein; translation: MSIELRKFPFPYKGMLAISNDIDSTTPDSFEYIHEIMKHPKNNIELNFSDSIWMYAKSSRNGKQLSFFDMTDEQLTPYWRRLKYYVSKGWIDTLHSYGNFSQSESSFAFSRRYAELSLNFLKKHKIQFDVWVNHGDESNTQNLGNYSYMKGATLGDDSYHFDLCKEIGVKYIWNPKQRDIFGHSSMLTPIKLKNGESIWSFPRFHSCFVSSRDKTTYQERGANFWGENKDEAVLWHPSLLDLQITKERLDQLCIDGNYSIITQHFGNIKFSSNRFTQSAIDALKLLSSYSKEKINVVSTSKLLNYNRVNQFLNYEIIELETGSIINVSSINDPVLGIQNDLTINQLDGITFYTDKPQSTFFMINGTMVKPEATKRNVSDGINKSITICSGMMGVASDISDRFKITQEFLKKCKANKKNIATSISNDERLTKTTSMSLWERAIKKSKNFNKKNAKPNKKLAPAICIGGMKCGTSTLWDMLTQHPEVLACSVKEPSYFAVRDKENLSIDEYYSIWPWDENDEEKRVIFEASTHYSKFPASNVAADQIEEIIPNAKIIYLVRDPIRRIESQLAHHISRGELSCNLLDKGRWKKNTHLFNLSRYGERILPYIKHLGKEKILIVSLEELIDDYKKALCKIENFLSLTPFNGYTQLKKSNPRRMSLGADKVSFEYDDMTYIYKMINEDVQTFIDEFFVDSSLWRAWSKVDNEQ
- a CDS encoding heparinase II/III domain-containing protein → MNNKVKFNSIGWSTSTNEAKVREVGGAKTKIEFNIEKIIHSGLFIVHELVTDGLPTLVNFDMQLECESKQSTWISVDVGYHIDNKFYFITFKHERFNKLLNVNLDPASIPFLIANDYNTPLEWCNVKIRIRVRLNGKGSVILTLSKPMQSNREQGYSLRSTIDNYNEFALHSRLLSGSNLELKSAFRKMYVLDSYWTKHNEIEKEAAKLFMEKGELHFSKLPPVKIDSSYPPLSVTKYPNYERRWYSLELVHILLSDWRYNNNSKALLAATIAAEKFISLDFYGVPENIKYIWYDHGTADRMVILTELYCCLIDGGGDKITLERLFYVIFRHAQALSCESFYLRNQRFKYHNHAVFQDRALIIIAEVFPAIKIFQAWKDLAINRCADQFENLINFEGVSIENSSGYHIAMQGIVSDMIKFYSSIKLTEHCLALQALEKNMDRFSTSLYYPDNTIVAFGDTSYKLNNKRPPKKLYVLEEEINYFEDSGYFFITGMTDRGCAFKFNLISSSNSLIHKHFDNLSFTLWVEGIEFIVDPGFFSHAQDEDSVFSKGPYAHNTSIPAGFSCENDWRESITESTIKVYMSSCAKKYKIVGKHSCYLGQSFTRSIFIYVSKGYILCRDKFQGNINLVNNIQLGDTLQVKQESNKDFSISSLIRSESIKIIYDDTVTAECVIGQNKPFISGWVYPKVGVKEAAYALNSKSWQNQLSFAISLNNESEIEIADIVNHFSGVEWNDSI
- a CDS encoding transposase, yielding MSRYNDGFKERAVQMMIPPNAMSVAQVSRKTGVSEPTLYNWRNQFRNQGVAVPADPKNPENWGGENKLAVVIETAALNEEELAEYCRRKGLYVEQVQRWREAAVAGASGPDRLSIEERRELQKEISDQVTPSERPNSFSLLS
- the tnpA gene encoding IS66 family insertion sequence element accessory protein TnpA, yielding MATHSKSDFWQQHIGAWKNSDLSQAAYCQQHELKLSTFTYWRNKQNKPRPKLMPVPMPALEASVELALPGGIQMHVSFPCK